Part of the Arsenicicoccus sp. oral taxon 190 genome, AGAGCGTCCGGCAGCGCCCGCCACATCGCGAGGCTCATGGCGTTGCGCTTGGCAGGTCGGTCGACCACGAGCCTGCCGACCCCACCCTCGACGGTGGTGCGCAGGCCCTCGAAGCGGGTCATGGGCACACTCCACCACACCAGCGGGACAACGTCGTCCGACGGGGTGGTGAACGTTCGTTCCTGCCCCTTTCGCGGGGTTTGCCGCACTTGCCACAGTCGAGGCGCGATCGCCCGGACCCTGCGGCGGTCCCGACGAGAGAGGCACCACTCATGCTGCGACCCCTGGCCGGGCGGCACCGTCCCGCCCCGACCCGTACGGCCGCTCCGCCCTCCCCCGCCCGGCGCCGGCTCACCTCGGCGACCCTCCTGACCGCCCTCGCGCTCGCGACGGTCCCCCTGGCCGGCGCCGCCGCCATGCCCAGCCTCACGGTCGGCCCCACATCCGGCCCCGCGGACAAGCCGGCAGCCGGCGTCCGCGCCGCGAGCACCCCCACCCCGGCCCCGGCCACCCCCAGCAGGGCCCGGGACCTAAGCCCCGCGATCGAGCTGCCGGCGGCATACGTGCCGGCGACCTCGTGCGACGAGCAGGCCAAGCCGGGGACGGTGGCCCTCGCGGCGCTGCTGCGCCGGACCTACCCGGGCACGTCCACGGCCATCACGCGGCCCTGCGGCACGGACGCGCTGCCGACCACGGAGCACTACGACGGCCGGGCGGTCGACTGGTTCGCCTCGGCGCGCCGGCCCGAGAGCCTCGCGCAGGCCGAGTCGGCCGTCGCCTGGCTCACCGGGCCGGACGAGCAGGGGGTGCCAGCCGGCAACGCCCGCCGCCTCGGCGTCATGTACCTCATCTGGAACGACCGCATCTGGTCCAGCTACCGCCTCTCCGAGGGGTGGCGTCCCTACTCCGGCTGCGCGGCCCGCCCCGACCCGCGCCTCGACACCCCCTGCCACCGCGACCACGTCCACGTCTCGTTGTCCTGGGAGGGCGCGATGGGCCGCACCTCGTGGTGGACCGGGCGGGTCGCGTCCCGCGACTTCGGCCCCTGCCGCACCCCCGACCTCACCTGGGCCGAGCCGTATGCCGCCCCGCGCGCCCGCCCCTGCCCCGTCCTGCCCCGTCCCGCCACGCCCGCGGGCGCGACGCCGCTGCTGGGCGCGCTCGTGAGGTACTCCGGCCTCCCGCTCGGCCCCGGCTCGCGCAACCCCTCGGTCCGGGTGCTGCAGCAGGCGGTCGGGACGGCGGCGACGGGCAGATTCGACACGGCCACGGGTCAGGCGCTCACGGACT contains:
- a CDS encoding peptidoglycan-binding domain-containing protein produces the protein MPATSCDEQAKPGTVALAALLRRTYPGTSTAITRPCGTDALPTTEHYDGRAVDWFASARRPESLAQAESAVAWLTGPDEQGVPAGNARRLGVMYLIWNDRIWSSYRLSEGWRPYSGCAARPDPRLDTPCHRDHVHVSLSWEGAMGRTSWWTGRVASRDFGPCRTPDLTWAEPYAAPRARPCPVLPRPATPAGATPLLGALVRYSGLPLGPGSRNPSVRVLQQAVGTAATGRFDTATGQALTDWQRGHGVTPTGRTDPATWRALLAANQPAPR